One segment of Microcoleus sp. FACHB-831 DNA contains the following:
- the ntcA gene encoding global nitrogen regulator NtcA, with translation MDRVVTQDRPLATVFRQMGGGGFPPMVETFERGKTIFFPGDPAERVYFLLKGAVKLSRVYEAGEEITVALLRENSVFGVLSLITGHRSDRFYHAVAFTPVDLLSAPIDQVEQSLKDNPELSMLMLRGLSSRILQTEMMIETLAHRDMGSRLVSFLLILCRDFGMPTGDGITIDLKLSHQAIAEAIGSTRVTVTRLLGELRQEKMISIHKKKITVHNPVALSQQFT, from the coding sequence TTCCACCGATGGTGGAGACGTTTGAACGGGGCAAGACTATCTTTTTCCCCGGAGACCCAGCCGAACGGGTGTATTTTTTGCTTAAAGGTGCCGTCAAGCTATCCAGGGTTTACGAGGCTGGAGAAGAAATAACCGTCGCACTGTTGCGAGAAAACAGCGTTTTCGGGGTGTTGTCGCTGATTACCGGACACCGTTCTGATAGGTTTTACCACGCGGTTGCATTTACTCCAGTAGATCTGCTTTCGGCACCGATCGATCAGGTAGAGCAATCACTGAAGGACAATCCAGAACTATCGATGTTGATGTTGCGGGGTCTTTCTTCGCGGATTTTGCAAACCGAAATGATGATCGAGACCCTCGCGCACCGAGATATGGGTTCACGATTGGTGAGTTTTTTGTTGATTCTCTGTCGCGATTTTGGGATGCCGACGGGTGATGGAATTACGATCGATCTGAAGCTGTCTCATCAGGCGATCGCCGAAGCAATTGGCTCAACCCGCGTTACTGTAACGCGCTTACTTGGAGAACTTCGGCAGGAAAAAATGATTTCTATCCATAAGAAAAAAATTACCGTTCATAACCCCGTAGCCTTGTCCCAGCAGTTTACCTAA
- a CDS encoding DUF3084 domain-containing protein encodes MTTSAFVLVLSILVLGGAIATAGDRIGTKVGKARLSLFNLRPRSTAVVVTMLTGVMVSASTLAVLFATSEQLRIGVFRLETIQKRLRAARRDLDAAVEQKKQIESELTKARADQVDAQKRLDTTNEFLKTAIAKQAETATQLNRTQTQLSSVSSQAELLRSDIQKTRAEREQLIQQRDLVKVELAQLKAENTQALAENTQLKAENTSIKSENNSLKGQNEQLKAQNEQVSAQNNQLDARNAQLSAQNNQLGAQNTQLSAQNNQLKTQNNQLGAQNNQLKTQNQQLNAEVRERDQEIANKARTITERENKIAGQDRVIVQRETRLKQLEENLSQKDRQISQKNRELQERSQQLQEREKQLAFLQQEVAALEQYYQSYQVLRQGNVALLRGEVLASGVVRIVDPSAARKAVDQLLTEANRTAIEQTKLGTTDVDQRVVQITQAEVDRLLSEIKDGRDYVVRILSGGNYVKGEKQVQVLANAVVNQVVFKAGDVIATTSADSATMSEEQMRQRLEQLVVASQFRARRGGILGDKVQIGDGRIITLINFIEQLKQYQEPVDLVAVIAEDTYTAGPLKMKLVAIKKGQVIFST; translated from the coding sequence ATGACCACCAGCGCGTTCGTCCTGGTTTTGTCGATTTTAGTTTTGGGCGGCGCGATCGCGACTGCGGGCGATCGCATTGGTACGAAGGTGGGAAAGGCGCGGCTGAGTCTGTTCAATCTGCGTCCCCGCAGCACTGCTGTTGTAGTGACAATGCTGACGGGTGTTATGGTTTCAGCCTCAACTCTGGCAGTTCTATTTGCTACCAGCGAACAATTGCGGATTGGAGTTTTTAGGCTGGAAACTATTCAGAAAAGGCTTAGAGCAGCCCGTAGAGATTTAGATGCAGCTGTTGAACAAAAAAAACAGATTGAAAGCGAACTAACCAAAGCTAGAGCCGACCAAGTTGATGCCCAGAAGCGTTTAGATACTACTAATGAGTTTTTGAAGACGGCTATAGCCAAACAAGCAGAAACAGCCACTCAGCTCAATCGCACTCAAACTCAGTTGAGTTCTGTTTCTTCACAAGCTGAGTTGCTGCGTTCCGACATCCAAAAAACAAGAGCAGAACGCGAACAACTGATCCAACAGCGGGATTTAGTTAAGGTTGAACTTGCTCAACTTAAAGCTGAAAATACCCAAGCATTGGCTGAAAATACTCAACTCAAAGCTGAAAACACCTCAATAAAATCTGAGAATAATTCCCTCAAAGGTCAAAACGAGCAGCTGAAAGCTCAAAACGAGCAAGTTAGCGCTCAAAATAATCAATTGGACGCTCGAAATGCTCAATTGAGCGCTCAAAACAACCAACTGGGCGCTCAGAATACTCAATTAAGCGCTCAAAATAATCAATTAAAAACTCAAAACAATCAACTGGGCGCTCAAAATAATCAGCTAAAAACTCAAAACCAACAACTAAATGCTGAAGTTAGGGAACGCGACCAGGAAATTGCTAATAAAGCGCGAACTATTACCGAGCGCGAGAACAAAATAGCAGGGCAAGATCGAGTGATTGTCCAGCGCGAAACTCGGCTCAAACAACTGGAGGAAAACCTATCGCAAAAGGATAGACAAATTTCCCAAAAAAATCGAGAACTGCAAGAGCGATCGCAACAACTCCAAGAACGAGAAAAACAACTAGCTTTCCTACAACAGGAAGTAGCCGCCCTAGAGCAGTATTATCAGTCTTATCAAGTTCTCCGCCAGGGTAACGTCGCCTTGCTGCGAGGTGAGGTTCTGGCGTCGGGCGTCGTTCGTATTGTCGATCCCTCAGCGGCTCGCAAAGCTGTAGATCAGTTGTTAACCGAAGCAAACCGGACTGCGATTGAGCAAACTAAGCTGGGTACTACCGATGTAGATCAACGGGTGGTGCAAATTACCCAAGCAGAAGTGGATCGGTTGTTGAGCGAGATTAAGGATGGGCGAGACTATGTGGTGAGAATTCTCTCCGGTGGGAACTATGTGAAGGGAGAAAAACAAGTACAAGTCTTGGCAAATGCTGTTGTTAATCAGGTTGTTTTTAAGGCTGGTGATGTTATAGCCACAACTTCTGCTGATTCCGCTACGATGAGTGAGGAACAAATGCGACAGCGCTTAGAGCAGCTAGTTGTAGCGTCGCAATTCAGGGCGCGTCGTGGTGGAATTCTGGGTGATAAAGTCCAAATTGGTGACGGTCGCATCATTACGCTGATCAATTTCATCGAGCAGCTAAAGCAGTATCAAGAGCCTGTAGATCTCGTAGCAGTGATAGCAGAAGATACTTACACTGCTGGCCCCCTTAAAATGAAGTTGGTGGCAATTAAAAAAGGACAAGTTATTTTTAGCACGTAA
- a CDS encoding pre-16S rRNA-processing nuclease YqgF, translating into MFLGFDPGRDKCGLAVLGVDRQLHYHQVVPSEDAIATIESLQTQFPIATLVMGDQTTSKKWKQKLSTSLSQEVKIVLVDERYSSLEARDRYWQMYPPKGLSSLIPQGLRQPPRPVDDIVAILLIERYLQQLTSTNNFQG; encoded by the coding sequence ATGTTTTTAGGATTCGATCCAGGGCGCGATAAGTGTGGTTTAGCTGTATTGGGGGTTGATAGGCAACTGCATTACCATCAGGTTGTGCCCTCAGAAGATGCGATCGCTACTATTGAAAGCTTGCAGACGCAGTTTCCTATCGCTACTCTCGTAATGGGAGATCAAACTACTTCCAAAAAATGGAAGCAAAAACTTTCTACCTCCTTGTCACAAGAGGTGAAGATTGTCTTGGTTGATGAGCGTTACAGTAGTTTGGAAGCACGCGATCGCTACTGGCAAATGTATCCCCCCAAAGGTCTTTCTAGCTTGATACCCCAAGGATTGCGGCAACCACCCCGACCCGTTGATGATATTGTCGCCATCCTTCTCATCGAGCGATATCTGCAACAACTAACGTCTACAAATAATTTTCAAGGGTGA
- a CDS encoding DUF3146 family protein, with translation MVKKYLPETTAHVRITQLSWQQGQIIGEVTAAEYQWQFQWSFRRGQLSVKPSLGRALIQEPLGRFLERCDYQLEPGGDYAFTIRAEL, from the coding sequence ATTGTGAAGAAGTATCTCCCTGAAACCACCGCCCACGTCCGCATTACCCAGCTATCCTGGCAACAGGGGCAAATCATCGGGGAAGTTACGGCGGCGGAATACCAGTGGCAGTTCCAGTGGTCTTTCCGTCGGGGTCAGCTATCGGTTAAGCCTTCCCTGGGACGCGCTTTAATTCAAGAACCGCTAGGCCGATTTTTAGAGCGATGCGATTACCAGCTAGAGCCTGGTGGCGATTATGCGTTTACTATCCGCGCTGAACTTTAA
- a CDS encoding GTP-binding protein has protein sequence MTRLSSDPTSNLDREFDSAIFSFEEIQAELNYKKAQDSLRELVENLDLTAQEVVGLESEINGLATMLDKLERTCIQIAAFGMVGRGKSSVLNSLLGQNVFETGPLHGVTRTSQGANWTGDSGDVLRVAFPGVANSQIELIDTPGIDEVEGTQREALAHQVAKNADLLLFIVSGDMTKVEFEALSQLREVGKPMLLVFNKIDQYPDADRMAIYRKIRDERVKELLSPEEIVMVAASPLVAQAVRRADGGRGVQRVPGKPQVEELKRKIIEILHREGKSLVALNTMLYAGDVNEQLVQRKMEIREESANQLIWKAVMTKALAIALNPVTVVDLLSGAAIDIAMILGLSRLYGISMNQQGAVGLLKRIAISMGGISASELLATLGLSSLKGLLGLSAPVTGGISLAPYLSVAITQAGVAGVSSYAIGQVTKTYLANGASWGPDGPKAVVSRILASLDETSILNRIKNELSAKLGS, from the coding sequence TTGACCCGTTTATCGTCTGACCCAACCTCAAATCTAGACCGAGAATTCGACAGTGCCATTTTTAGTTTTGAAGAAATTCAAGCGGAACTCAACTATAAAAAGGCACAGGATTCACTACGGGAACTGGTAGAAAATCTCGACCTAACTGCACAGGAAGTAGTGGGTCTGGAGTCAGAAATTAATGGATTGGCAACGATGCTGGACAAGTTAGAACGCACTTGCATCCAGATAGCAGCTTTTGGCATGGTGGGACGAGGCAAATCTTCCGTCCTCAACTCGTTGCTGGGTCAGAATGTCTTTGAAACTGGCCCGCTGCACGGCGTCACCCGCACCAGCCAAGGTGCTAACTGGACGGGCGACAGTGGTGATGTTTTGCGAGTAGCGTTCCCTGGTGTGGCGAATTCGCAGATTGAGTTGATTGATACGCCTGGAATTGACGAAGTGGAGGGTACGCAGAGGGAAGCACTGGCACATCAGGTTGCGAAAAATGCTGACTTGCTGCTGTTTATCGTTTCCGGCGATATGACAAAAGTGGAATTTGAGGCGCTGTCGCAACTCCGGGAAGTTGGTAAACCAATGTTGCTGGTGTTTAACAAGATCGACCAGTATCCTGATGCAGACCGCATGGCTATTTACCGCAAAATTCGGGATGAACGGGTGAAGGAGTTACTCTCACCAGAAGAAATTGTCATGGTTGCTGCTTCACCCTTAGTCGCGCAGGCGGTGCGGCGTGCGGATGGGGGTAGGGGGGTGCAGCGAGTCCCAGGAAAGCCGCAAGTTGAGGAACTGAAGCGGAAAATTATCGAGATTTTGCATAGAGAGGGGAAATCCCTTGTGGCGCTGAATACGATGCTGTATGCGGGTGATGTGAACGAGCAACTGGTGCAGCGGAAGATGGAGATTAGGGAGGAGAGTGCGAATCAGTTAATTTGGAAGGCGGTGATGACGAAGGCGCTAGCGATCGCTCTCAATCCTGTTACTGTTGTAGATCTCCTCAGCGGCGCGGCGATCGATATTGCCATGATTTTGGGGTTATCTAGGTTATATGGAATATCGATGAATCAACAGGGTGCTGTTGGTTTGCTCAAAAGAATTGCTATTAGTATGGGTGGAATTAGTGCTAGCGAACTTTTGGCGACTTTGGGGCTTAGTTCGCTCAAAGGGTTGTTGGGATTATCGGCACCTGTAACGGGGGGAATTTCGTTAGCGCCTTATCTTTCGGTCGCTATAACTCAGGCGGGTGTTGCGGGTGTTTCATCTTATGCAATTGGGCAAGTAACTAAAACTTATTTGGCTAATGGCGCGTCTTGGGGGCCAGATGGCCCTAAAGCTGTTGTAAGCCGCATTCTTGCATCTCTTGATGAGACTTCTATTCTTAATCGAATTAAGAATGAGTTGAGTGCGAAGTTAGGTAGTTGA
- a CDS encoding glucosidase, translating to MTPEEKRLEEARNKQAHWRRWGPYLSERQWGTVREDYSHSGSAWDYFTHEQARSRAYRWGEDGIAGISDNHQRLCFAIALWNGEDPILKERLFGLSGTEGNHGEDVKEYYFYLDSTPTHSYMKCLYKYPHRAFPYSQLVEENKSRSRQQPEFELLDTGVFDGNCYFDVFIEYAKNSPDDILIKITATNRATEEKTLHLLPTLWFRNTWSWNPSNEKPLLKASKAEAEFSIIETEHSTLGKRWLYCDGSPELLFTENETNEARVFGVSNNSAYVKDGINDYLVGGRKDAINRNKKGTKFAANYLLTIGAVETKTIQLRLNELPDLLQPFGLDFNNIFKSRKQEADEFYQRLAPLSLSEDMRNIQRQAMAGMLWSKQFYHYVVEEWLKGDPAAPPPPNERRNGRNHDWIHLYNDDILSMPDKWEYPWFAAWDLAFHTIPLAMVDPDFAKKQLDVLTREWYMHPNGQIPAYEWDFSDVNPPVYAWAAWRVYNIEQKMYGRADRHFLERVFQKLLLNFTWWVNRKDVAGKNVFQGGFLGLDNIGVFDRSSQLPTGGYIDQSDGTSWMGMYSLNMLAIALELAKSNSAYEDIASKFFEHFLYIADAMNHIGQTNAELWDEEDGFYYDVLHLPDKQNLKLKVRSMVGLIPLFAVETLEPETLNQLPGFKKRMEWFISNRPDLKQNVACMETPGIGAIRLLAIVYRGKLKRILQKLLDETEFLGDYGIRALSKFHATHPYIFHINGCEFRVDYDPAESSNNLFGGNSNWRGPVWFPVNYLIIESLRKFHHYLGDDFKIECPTGSGQEMTLAEVATELSQRLVRIFLKDAAGNRPVYGGIEKFQTDPNWRNLILFYEYFHGDNGAGLGASHQTGWTGLVAEMIHICGADWG from the coding sequence ATGACCCCAGAAGAAAAAAGGCTAGAAGAAGCACGAAATAAACAAGCTCATTGGAGGCGTTGGGGGCCATATTTGAGCGAACGGCAGTGGGGAACCGTGCGAGAAGATTACAGCCACAGCGGATCTGCGTGGGATTATTTTACACACGAACAAGCCCGCTCCCGCGCCTATCGCTGGGGTGAAGATGGAATTGCCGGAATTTCTGATAACCATCAGCGATTGTGTTTTGCGATCGCCCTCTGGAATGGCGAAGATCCAATTTTGAAAGAACGACTTTTTGGGTTAAGCGGAACTGAAGGCAATCATGGGGAAGATGTCAAAGAATACTACTTCTATTTAGACAGCACTCCTACCCATTCCTACATGAAATGTTTATATAAATATCCCCACCGAGCTTTTCCTTATTCCCAACTGGTTGAAGAAAATAAATCTAGAAGCCGTCAACAGCCAGAGTTTGAACTGCTTGATACGGGAGTTTTTGATGGCAATTGCTACTTTGATGTTTTTATAGAGTATGCAAAAAATTCTCCCGATGATATTCTCATTAAAATTACTGCCACTAATCGGGCAACTGAAGAGAAAACATTACATCTTTTACCTACTCTTTGGTTTCGCAACACTTGGTCGTGGAATCCCAGCAACGAGAAGCCATTACTGAAAGCCAGCAAAGCCGAAGCTGAATTTAGCATTATAGAAACTGAACATTCAACATTGGGAAAAAGATGGCTGTATTGTGACGGTTCCCCGGAACTTTTGTTTACAGAAAACGAAACCAATGAAGCAAGGGTATTTGGCGTCAGCAATAATTCTGCGTATGTTAAAGATGGTATTAACGATTATCTTGTAGGCGGTCGGAAAGATGCTATAAACCGCAATAAGAAAGGGACTAAATTTGCAGCCAATTATTTGCTAACTATTGGTGCAGTTGAAACTAAAACAATTCAACTACGCCTGAATGAATTACCGGATTTATTGCAACCATTTGGCTTGGATTTTAATAATATTTTTAAAAGTCGCAAGCAGGAAGCCGATGAATTTTATCAACGCCTTGCTCCATTATCGCTATCAGAAGATATGCGTAACATACAGCGACAAGCTATGGCAGGAATGTTGTGGAGCAAGCAATTTTATCATTATGTTGTAGAAGAGTGGTTGAAAGGCGATCCCGCTGCTCCACCGCCACCGAATGAACGCAGAAACGGGAGAAATCACGATTGGATTCATCTCTACAATGATGATATTCTCTCGATGCCAGATAAATGGGAATATCCTTGGTTTGCTGCTTGGGATTTAGCTTTTCATACTATCCCTCTAGCAATGGTCGATCCAGATTTTGCTAAAAAGCAACTGGATGTATTAACGAGGGAGTGGTATATGCACCCCAACGGGCAGATTCCGGCGTATGAGTGGGATTTTAGCGATGTTAACCCGCCAGTTTATGCTTGGGCTGCATGGCGTGTCTATAACATTGAGCAAAAAATGTATGGACGCGCAGATAGACATTTTTTGGAACGGGTGTTTCAGAAGTTATTGCTTAATTTTACTTGGTGGGTGAATCGTAAAGATGTAGCAGGCAAAAATGTATTCCAAGGTGGATTCTTAGGATTAGATAATATTGGAGTTTTCGATAGAAGTTCTCAGCTGCCAACTGGCGGATATATAGATCAGTCCGATGGTACAAGTTGGATGGGAATGTATTCTCTAAATATGCTAGCGATCGCGCTCGAATTAGCCAAGTCTAATTCAGCTTACGAAGATATCGCCAGCAAATTTTTCGAGCATTTTCTTTATATAGCTGACGCCATGAACCACATTGGCCAAACCAACGCCGAATTATGGGATGAAGAAGATGGCTTTTATTATGATGTTCTGCATCTACCCGACAAGCAAAATTTAAAGTTGAAAGTTCGTTCGATGGTTGGGCTGATTCCGCTTTTCGCCGTTGAGACACTTGAACCGGAAACTTTAAACCAGCTTCCAGGCTTTAAAAAACGGATGGAATGGTTTATTAGCAATCGTCCAGACTTGAAACAAAATGTTGCTTGTATGGAAACTCCCGGTATCGGTGCTATAAGACTCCTGGCAATTGTCTATCGCGGTAAACTCAAGCGAATTCTGCAAAAATTGCTGGATGAAACGGAGTTTTTGGGAGATTATGGGATTCGTGCGCTTTCCAAATTTCATGCCACCCATCCTTATATTTTTCATATAAATGGGTGTGAATTTCGCGTAGATTACGATCCAGCAGAATCTAGCAACAATCTTTTTGGTGGAAATTCCAACTGGCGCGGGCCAGTTTGGTTCCCGGTAAATTATCTAATCATTGAGTCTTTAAGGAAGTTTCACCATTACCTGGGAGATGATTTTAAAATCGAGTGTCCTACTGGTTCTGGTCAAGAAATGACTTTGGCAGAAGTTGCAACTGAATTATCTCAAAGGCTAGTGCGGATTTTTCTAAAAGATGCCGCTGGAAATCGTCCTGTGTATGGCGGAATTGAAAAATTCCAAACCGACCCTAATTGGCGCAATTTGATTCTTTTCTATGAATACTTTCATGGCGACAATGGGGCAGGTCTTGGTGCCAGCCATCAAACTGGATGGACGGGTTTAGTGGCAGAAATGATTCACATATGTGGCGCAGACTGGGGTTAA
- a CDS encoding mechanosensitive ion channel: MNGTWQGIAQTIDAGLSGSSPALLAQNTTGFPALDTIKAQLGTQLGSYFGTSLLNLIYGICALIIGFLVAKGVQGLTENLLNRTNIDNRIAAWITGRQGSEAPAVEKWISGAIFWLIMLFAIVAFLQAIQLTAVSGPLNSLLEQITRFVPRLVSAGILLGIAWVLATLSKLLLTRGLRTFRLDERLGQQVNGAPATNQFTLSDTLGNALYWFIFLLFLPSILSTLELQGTLQPVQQLLNQILSVLPNIFGAVLIGATGWFIAQVVRRIVTNLLAATGTDGLGARFGISPARGGQTLSWLLGTAVYVLILIPTAIAALQALKIDAISAPAVSMLTQILNAIPQIFTAALILALAYFLGQFVSDLVTNILTSVGFNNIFYWMGLQSRPYSRNQAVSPPPPANEANLEDFTDPPPRTSSVGEEFGLPRTSSTPEEFGLPRTSSAAEYGLPRTSSTAEEYGLPTAQSTALQSTATPTRTPSELAGIVVLVGIMLIATVAATDVLRIPALSAIVSGIVGVSGRILGGLVVFAIGLYLANLAFNLILSSGTKQSRILAQTARIAIIALVSAMALQQMGIASDIVNLAFGLLFGAIAVAIALAFGLGGRDIAAQQVREWLSSFKDSNPS, encoded by the coding sequence ATGAATGGAACTTGGCAAGGAATTGCACAAACAATTGATGCTGGATTATCCGGGTCATCGCCAGCACTCTTGGCCCAGAATACAACGGGCTTCCCGGCGTTAGACACAATTAAGGCACAACTTGGCACGCAACTTGGTTCGTATTTTGGCACTTCGCTGCTAAATCTCATATATGGGATTTGTGCCCTAATAATCGGCTTCTTGGTCGCTAAAGGTGTCCAAGGTCTGACAGAAAACCTGCTGAACCGCACGAACATCGATAATCGAATAGCAGCCTGGATTACCGGACGCCAAGGCTCTGAAGCACCAGCGGTAGAAAAATGGATTTCGGGTGCCATTTTTTGGCTGATCATGCTGTTTGCTATCGTCGCATTTTTACAAGCGATACAGCTAACAGCGGTTTCCGGCCCCCTCAATAGTTTATTAGAGCAAATAACAAGGTTCGTGCCTCGCCTAGTGAGTGCAGGGATTTTGTTAGGGATAGCTTGGGTGCTAGCAACCCTGTCAAAGCTGCTGCTGACGCGGGGGTTGCGGACGTTTCGCTTGGATGAGCGTTTGGGTCAACAAGTAAACGGAGCGCCTGCAACAAACCAGTTTACGCTCAGCGACACCCTCGGAAATGCGCTCTACTGGTTCATTTTCTTACTGTTCCTACCGTCGATATTGAGTACCCTGGAGTTGCAGGGAACGCTGCAACCAGTGCAGCAGTTGCTCAATCAGATACTCTCGGTTCTGCCGAATATTTTCGGGGCGGTGCTGATTGGTGCTACGGGTTGGTTTATTGCCCAAGTGGTGCGGCGGATTGTAACAAATCTGCTAGCAGCAACGGGGACCGATGGGCTTGGTGCCAGATTCGGCATATCACCTGCAAGGGGCGGACAGACGCTATCCTGGCTGCTGGGGACAGCGGTCTACGTGTTAATTTTGATTCCGACAGCGATCGCGGCGCTTCAAGCTCTCAAAATTGACGCCATCTCTGCCCCCGCTGTCTCGATGCTGACCCAGATTCTCAATGCTATACCGCAAATTTTTACGGCGGCGTTGATTCTGGCTCTCGCTTACTTCTTGGGTCAATTTGTCTCAGACCTAGTAACCAACATCTTAACGAGCGTTGGTTTCAACAACATTTTCTACTGGATGGGATTGCAATCGCGACCCTATAGCCGCAATCAGGCTGTATCCCCTCCCCCTCCTGCTAATGAAGCGAACCTAGAGGATTTTACAGATCCCCCACCTCGTACCAGTTCAGTAGGAGAAGAATTTGGTTTACCTCGTACCAGTTCAACACCAGAAGAATTTGGTTTACCTCGTACCAGTTCAGCAGCAGAATATGGTTTACCTCGTACCAGTTCAACAGCAGAAGAATATGGTTTACCAACTGCACAATCTACCGCCCTTCAGTCAACAGCAACTCCAACTCGAACTCCGTCAGAACTGGCGGGTATTGTAGTTCTGGTAGGCATTATGTTGATTGCTACAGTCGCCGCAACTGACGTGCTGAGGATTCCGGCTTTAAGCGCAATTGTCAGCGGGATTGTTGGGGTATCCGGTCGGATTTTAGGTGGGTTGGTGGTATTTGCCATTGGTCTGTACCTGGCGAACTTAGCCTTTAACCTGATTCTTAGTAGCGGTACGAAGCAATCGCGGATACTGGCTCAGACGGCGCGGATTGCAATAATTGCCCTCGTTTCAGCAATGGCGCTGCAACAGATGGGGATTGCCAGCGACATAGTTAATTTAGCGTTTGGATTGTTATTTGGAGCGATCGCTGTTGCCATTGCCCTCGCCTTCGGTTTAGGCGGTCGGGATATTGCCGCACAGCAAGTCCGTGAATGGTTGTCATCATTCAAAGATAGCAATCCGTCTTAG
- a CDS encoding SRPBCC family protein codes for MPRSRVFEQSVQINASATVVERCITDNALMHRWLNPVLRCEPIGEWRTDVGSESRFVIQIPLLQPTLKSVVIEREPGLVVWGFEGFFKGRDRWECLPADIGTRLLNRFEFEIPNPVVNWGFNLFAVAWTQKDMKAQLRRLKRVAEEINQGFR; via the coding sequence ATGCCACGTTCTCGCGTATTTGAGCAATCAGTCCAAATTAATGCTAGTGCTACTGTCGTTGAACGCTGTATTACAGATAACGCCCTGATGCACCGCTGGTTAAATCCTGTGCTGCGTTGCGAACCAATAGGTGAGTGGCGCACAGATGTAGGGAGCGAAAGCCGCTTTGTTATTCAAATTCCCTTATTGCAGCCGACTCTCAAAAGTGTAGTTATTGAAAGGGAGCCGGGGTTGGTTGTTTGGGGGTTTGAAGGATTTTTCAAAGGGCGCGATCGCTGGGAGTGTCTGCCAGCCGACATCGGCACGCGCCTACTCAATCGCTTTGAGTTCGAGATCCCTAACCCTGTTGTTAACTGGGGATTCAACCTATTTGCCGTCGCCTGGACTCAAAAAGATATGAAAGCCCAACTCCGACGCCTCAAACGTGTGGCAGAGGAAATCAACCAAGGCTTTCGATAA
- a CDS encoding SirB1 family protein yields MDFPLGRQYLYQEIHRSDDKIDLAKAALYIAQEEYPNLDPDEYLNALDTMAAEVAERLPEQRYPLRIIQTINKYLYDDLGFTGNTSDYYDPRNSFLNDVIDRRTGIPIALSLLYLEIARRLDFPMVGIGMPGHFLIRPEFEQVGIYVDAFNRGEILFEQDCLDRLIQIYQQPIKAIPPTFVEPVRPKRFLARMLTNLKMIYMNGQQLQKALACVERILLLIPEAAVELRDRGLLYYQLGRWTEACKDLEAYLAKVPTAEDATVIRQLLSHLDMDI; encoded by the coding sequence ATGGACTTTCCTCTAGGGCGTCAATACTTATACCAAGAGATACACAGATCTGACGACAAGATCGATCTGGCTAAGGCAGCACTATATATTGCTCAGGAAGAATATCCCAACCTCGATCCAGATGAGTATCTCAACGCCCTGGATACTATGGCGGCTGAGGTGGCAGAGCGTTTGCCAGAGCAACGGTATCCCTTGCGTATTATTCAGACTATCAACAAATACCTATACGACGATCTGGGATTTACTGGAAACACTAGCGATTACTACGATCCGCGCAACAGCTTTTTAAATGATGTCATCGATCGGCGCACTGGCATCCCCATCGCTTTGTCCCTTCTGTACCTAGAGATTGCCCGAAGGCTTGATTTCCCTATGGTTGGCATAGGAATGCCAGGACATTTCCTGATTCGCCCGGAATTTGAGCAAGTGGGGATTTATGTTGATGCTTTCAATCGCGGCGAAATTTTATTTGAGCAAGATTGTCTCGATCGGCTAATTCAGATATATCAACAACCTATAAAGGCGATCCCGCCGACGTTTGTAGAACCCGTGCGTCCGAAGCGCTTTTTGGCGCGGATGCTGACGAATCTGAAAATGATTTATATGAACGGGCAGCAGTTACAAAAAGCCTTGGCGTGTGTTGAACGGATTTTGCTACTGATTCCAGAAGCAGCAGTGGAATTACGCGATCGCGGTCTTCTTTACTACCAACTGGGACGGTGGACTGAAGCCTGTAAGGACTTAGAGGCTTATTTAGCTAAAGTTCCCACTGCTGAAGATGCTACTGTAATTCGCCAGTTGCTCAGCCACTTGGATATGGATATTTAG